The following nucleotide sequence is from Columba livia isolate bColLiv1 breed racing homer unplaced genomic scaffold, bColLiv1.pat.W.v2 Scaffold_699, whole genome shotgun sequence.
CCTTCGATGTCGACATCGGGAACATTGATGTCGACCTTCGGACCCGAAATACTGACATCGGCCTCGGGGAGGTCAACATCAATGTCTGGGCCTTCTCCTTTCAACCCAGACAACCCAAACTTGGGCATTTTGAACTTGGGCATTTTGATTTTGCCTTCTGGGCCGTGAACGTCCACGTCTGGAACATCAATGTCAACCTTGGGGCCCTTGATGTCCAGTTCGGGGCCTTTCAATTCACCCTCAAGCTTGGGGACAGAAATGTCCACATCTCCCTTCACTTTGGGGCCCTTCAGATTGAAGTCGACGTCAGGCATGGAGATCTTGGGGGTCTTGATGTGCATCTCGGGCATCTTGAACTTGGGGCCCTTCAACTTCCCCTCTGGACCTTCAATGTCCAACTCTGCACCTTCAATATCCACCTTTGGACCAGACACCTCAATGTCTCCCTTGGGCAGGTTCACGTCCACCTCTGGGCCTTCTCCTTTGAAACCCGGAACCCCAAACTTGGGCATTTTGAACTTGGGCAGCTTGAATTTTCCCTCTGGACCGTGAACGTCCACATCTGGAACATCAATGTCCACCTTGGGGCCCTTGATTTCCACATCAGGCCCTTCCAGCTTGGGGCCAGACACATCGACATCTCCCTTAATCTTGGGGCCCTTCAGGTTGAAGTCGACGTCGGGCATGGAGATCTTGGGCGCCTTGATGTTCAGGTCGGGCATCTTGAACTTGGGGCCCTTCAGTTTCCCCTCTGGACCTTCCAGCTCCACGTCAGGAAGCTCAACATCCACTTTGGGGCCTTTGATGTCAATGTCTGGGCCCTTCAAGTCTCCCTCAATCTTGGGAACAGACACGTCGATGTCGCCCTTGACTTTGGGGCCTTTCAGGTTCAGGTCAATGTCCGGCATGGAGATCTTGGGGGTCTTGATGTGCATCTCGGGCATCTTGAACTTGGGGCCTTTCAGCTTCCCCTCTGGACCTTCAATGTCCAACTCTGGACCTTCAACTTCCACCTTCGGACCAGACACCTCAATGTCTCCCTTGGGCAGGTTCACGTCCACCTCTGGGCCTTCTCCTTTGAAACCTGGAACCCCAAACTTGGGCATTTTGAACTTGGGCATCTTGAATTTTCCTTCTGGACCATGAACGTCCACGTCTGGAACATCAACATCTATTTTTGGGCCCTTGATGTCCACCTCTGGGCCTTTGAGCTCACCTTCCAGCTTGGGGACAGACACATCGACATCTCCCTTAATCTTGGGGCCCTTCAGGTTGAAGTCGACGTCGGGCATGGAGATCTTGGGCGCCTTGATGTTCAGGTCGGGCATCTTGAACTTGGGGCCCTTCAGTTTCCCCTCTGGACCTTCCAGCTCAACATCAGGAAGGTCGATATCGACCTTGGGGCCTTTGATGTCAATGTCTGGGCCCTTCAAGTCTCCTTCAATCTTTGGAACAGACACGTCCACGTCCCCCTTGACTTTGGGGCCTTTCAGGTTCAGGTCAATGTCCGGCATGGAGATCTTGGGGGTCTTGATGTGCATCTCGGGCATCTTGAACTTGGGGCCTTTCAGCTTCCCCTCTGGACCTTCAATGTCCAACTCTGGACCTTCAACATCCACCTTTGGACCAGATACCTCAATGTCTCCCTTGGGCAGGTTCACGTCCACCTCTGGGCCTTCTCCTTTGAAACCCGGAACCCCAAACTTGGGCATTTTGAACTTGGGCAGCTTGAATTTTCCCTCTGGACCGTGAACGTCCACATCTGGAACATCAATGTCCACCTTGGGGCCCTTGATTTCCACATCAGGCCCTTCCAGCTTGGGGCCAGACACATCGACATCTCCCTTAATCTTGGGGCCCTTCAGGTTGAAGTCGACGTCGGGCATGGAGATCTTGGGCGCCTTGATGTTCAGGTCGGGCATCTTGAACTTGGGGCCCTTCAGTTTCCCCTCTGGACCTTCCAGCTCCACGTCAGGAAGCTCAACATCCACTTTGGGGCCTTTGATGTCAATGTCTGGGCCCTTCAAGTCTCCCTCAATCTTGGGAACAGACACGTCGATGTCGCCCTTGACTTTGGGGCCTTTCAGGTTCAGGTCAATGTCCGGCATGGAGATCTTGGGGGTCTTGATGTGCATCTCAGGCATCTTGAACTTGGGGCCTTTCAGCTTCCCCTCTGGACCTTCAATGTCCAACTCTGGACCTTCAACTTCCACCTTCGGACCAGACACCTCAATGTCTCCCTTGGGCAGGTTCACGTCCACCTCTGGGCCTTCTCCTTTGAAACCTGGAACCCCAAACTTGGGCATTTTGAACTTGGGCATCTTGAATTTTCCTTCTGGACCATGAACGTCCACGTCTGGAACATCAACATCTATTTTTGGGCCCTTGATGTCCACCTCTGGGCCTTTGAGCTCACCTTCCAGCTTGGGGACAGACACATCGACATCTCCCTTAATCTTGGGGCCCTTCAGGTTGAAGTCGACGTCGGGCATGGAGATCTTGGGCGCCTTGATGTTCAGGTCGGGCATCTTGAACTTGGGGCCCTTCAGTTTCCCCTCTGGACCTTCCAGCTCAACATCAGGAAGGTCGATATCGACCTTGGGGCCTTTGATGTCAATGTCTGGGCCCTTCAAGTCTCCTTCAATCTTTGGAACAGACACGTCCACGTCCCCCTTGACTTTGGGGCCTTTCAGGTTCAGGTCAATGTCCGGCATGGAGATCTTGGGGGTCTTGATGTGCATCTCGGGCATCTTGAACTTGGGGCCTTTCAGCTTCCCCTCTGGACCTTCAATGTCCACACTTGGCAACTCAACATCCACCTTTGGAGCAGACACCTCAATGTCTCCCTTGGGCAGGTTCACGTCCACGTCTGGGCCTTCTCCTTTGAAACCTGGAATCCCAAACTTGGGCATCTTGAACTTGGGCAGCTTGAATTTTCCCTCTGGGCCGTGAATGTCCACATCTGGAACATCAATGTCCACCTTGGGGCCCTTGATTTCCACATCAGGCCCTTCCAGCTTGGGAACAGACACATCGACATCTCCCTTAATCTTGGGGCCCTTCAGGTTGAAGTCGACGTCGGGCATGGAGATCTTGGGCGCCTTGATGTTCAGGTCGGGCATCTTGAACTTGGGGCCCTTCAGTTTCCCCTCTGGACCTTCCAGCTCCACGTCAGGAAGCTCAACATCCACTTTGGGGCCTTTGATGTCAATGTCTGGGCCCTTCAAGTCTCCCTCAATCTTGGGAACAGACACGTCCACGTCCCCCTTGACTTTGGAGCCTTTCAGGTTCAGGTCAATGTCCGGCATGGAGATCTTGGGGGTCTTGATGTGCATCTCGGGCATCTTGAACTTGGGGCCTTTCAGCTTCCCCTCTGGACCTTCAATGTCCAACTCTGGACCTTCAATATCCACCTTTGGAGCAGACACCTCAATGTCTCCCTTGGGCAGGTTCACGTCCACCTCTGGGCCTTCTCCTTTGAAACCCGGAACCCCAAACTTGGGCATTTTGAACTTGGGCAGCTTGAATTTTCCCTCTGGACCGTGAACATCCACATCTGGAACATCAATGTCAACCTTGGGGCCCTTGATTTCCACATCAGGCCCTTCCAGCTTGGGGCCAGACACGTCCACGTCCCCCTTAATCTTGGGTCCTTTCAGACCGATATCCACGTCGGGCATGGAGATCTTGGGCGCCTTGACGTGCATCTCGGGCATCTTGAACTTGGGGCCCTTCAGTTTCCCTTCAGGACACTCCAAGTCGATATTTGGTGCCTCAACGTCGACTTTTGGCCCTTTAACGTCTATTTCTGGCCCTTTCACCTCTACCTTGGGAGCCGCGATGTCCAACTCTCCTTTGGCTTTAGGCCCCTTCAGGTTCAAATCGACGTCCGGCATGGAGATCTTTGGCGTTTTGATGTTGAGCTTCGGCATCCTGAACTTGGGACCTTTCCATTTGCCTTCCGGCCCCGCAACATCCAGCTCCGGCGCTTCAATATCCACTTCCGGCCCCGAAACATCCACCTCTGCTTTGGGCAGGTTGACGTCTATGTCAGCTCCCTCCAATTTGGCTCCAGAGACGTTAAAATGAGGGAGTTTCACTTTGGGCGCTTTCAATTTGGCTTCTGGACACTCCAGGTTGACGTCGGGGACCTCGACGTCTATTTTTGGCCCTTTGACGTCACCTTCGACCTTCGGAAGGGAAACATCCACCTCTCCTTTCATTTTATGTCCCTTTAGGTTCAAATCGACGTCCGGCACAGAGATTTTGGGTGCCTTGATGTTGAGCTTCGGCATCCTGAACTTGGAGCCTTTGGCTTTCCCTTCCGGACACTCCAAGTCTACGTCGGGCAAGTCAACATCCACTTTGGGCCCTTCCACGTCTAGTTTGGGGCCTTTCAGATCTCCCGAGACCTTGGGAGCGGAAATTTCCGCTTCCCCTTTCAAGTGGGGGCCCTTCAAAGCGAGATCCACGTCTGGCATGGACAGTTTGGGCGTCTGGACGTTTAATCCGGGCATCTTCAATTTGagacctttcccttttccttccggGCCTTCGATGGCCACGCTCGGCACGTCAACGTCAACCTTGGGCCCGGAAATGTCCACTTGGCCCTTTGGAAGAGTCACATCAACATCGGGACCTTCTCCTTTCATGCCGGGCACCCCAAATTTGGGCATTTTCAGCTTGGGGATCTTCACTTTGCCCTCTAGACCGTGAATGTCCATGTCCGGAGCTTCGATGTCGACTTTGGGGCCTTTGACGTCAAGTCCAGGCCCTTTCAACTCCCCTTCCAGTTTTGGGGCAGAAACATCCAGTTCTCCCTTCACTTTGGGGCCTTTCAGGTTCAAATCAATGTCGGGCATGGAGATCTGGGGGGTCTTGAAGCTGATCTCGGGCATCTTGGGGCCCTTCAGGTGTCCTTCGGGGCCTTTGATGGCCACGCTCGGCACGTCAACATCAACCTTGGGCCCGGAAATGTCCACTTGGCCCTTTGGAAGAGTCACGTCAACATCGGGACCTTCTCCTTTCATGCCGGGCACCCCAAATTTGGGCATTTTCAGCTTGGGGATCTTCACTTTGCCCTCTAGACCGTGAATGTCCATGTCCGGAGCTTCGATGTCGACTTTGGGGCCTTTGACGTCAAGTCCAGGCCCTTTCAACTCCCCTTCCAGTTTTGGGGCAGAAACATCCAGTTCTCCCTTCACTTTGGGGCCTTTCAGGTTCAAATCAATGTCGGGCATGGAGATCTGGGGGGTCTTGAAGCTGATCTCGGGCATCTTGGGGCCCTTCAGGTGTCCTTCGGGGCCTTTGATGGCCACGCTCGGCACGTCAACGTCAACCTTGGGCCCGGAAATGTCCACTTGGCCCTTTGGAAGGGTCACATCAACATCGGGACCTTCTCCCTTCATGCCAGGCACCCCAAATTTGGGCATTTTCAGCTTGGGGATCCTCAGTTTGCCCTCTGGACCATGAATGTCCACATCCGGTGTTTCAACGTCAACTTTGGGGCCTGTGAACTCGAGTTCAGGCCCCTTCAAATCAGCTCCTACGGCGGGAACGGAAACCCCCACGTCACCCTTGACGCCGGGGCCTTTCAGGTTGAGATCGACGTCCGGCACGGAGACCTTGGGGCCCTTCAGTTGCCCTTGGGGCCCTTTGATGGCCACGCCTGGCACATCAATATCTACTTTGGGGCCAGAAATGGCCACGTCGCCCTTTGGAAGAGTCACGTCAACATCGGGACCTTCTCCTTTCATGCCAGGCACCCCAAATTTGGGCATTTTCAGCTTGGGGATCTTCAGTTTGCCCTCTGGACCGTGAATGTCCACGTCTGGAGCTTCAATGTCAACTTTGGGGCCTTTGACGTCAAGTCCAGGCCCTTTCAGCTCCCCTTCCAGTTTTGGGGCAGAAACGTCCAGTTCTCCCTTCACTTTGGGGCCTTTCAGGTTCAAATCGATGTCGGGCATGGAGATCTGGGGGGTCTTGAAGCTCATCTCAGGCATCTTGGGGCCCTTCAGGTGTCCTTCGGGGCCTTTGATGGCCACGCTCGGCACGTCAACGTCAACCTTGGGCCCGGAAATGTCCACTTGGCCCTTTGGAAGAGTCACATCAACATCGGGACCTTCTCCTTTCATGCCAGACACCCCAAATTTGGGCATTTTCAGCTTGGGGATCTTCAGTTTGCCCTCTGGACCGTGAATGTCCACGTCCGGCGCTTCAATGTCGACTTTGGGGCCTTTGACGTCAAGTCCAGGCCCTTTCAACTCCCCTTCCAGTTTTGGGGCAGAAACGTCCAGTTCTCCCTTCACTTTGGGGCCTTTCAGGTTCAAATCGATGTCGGGCATGGAGATCTGGGGGGTCTGGACGTGCACCCCCGGCATCGTGACTTTGGGGCCTTTGACGTCGACGTCGGGCACGTCCACCCCCAGTTTGGGGCCTTTCACGTCAAGTTGAGGCCCCTTCAAGTCCATCTTTGGGACGGAAACACTCGCGTCTCCCTTCACCTTCACGTCCAGCTCCGGCGCGGTCACACCGGGGCCTTTCACCGATTCACCAGCAGGAACTTTCACCTCCATCCTGGGGACGGCAACACCCAGATCTCCCTTCGCTTGAGGGCCCTTCAGGTTCAAGTTGACGTCCGACAGAGAAATGTGGGGCGTTTCCACCTTCTTGAACGCAGGGCCTTTCCATTCCCCTTGGCCGGTGATGCCGACGGCCACGTCACACGGCACCGGCGCCACCTCGGCCTTCGGGAGCGTCGCCTCCATGGTGGGACCGTCCCCTTGCGCGGACGGGGCCGTAAACTTCGGATAAGTCATGTGCGGGATTTTGAGCTTTATCTTCTCATCGTGAACGTCGGTGTCAGGAGGCGGGAGGGCTGCGCCGGGGCCTTTGATGGCCACGTCGGGTCCTTTGATGGCCACGCCGGGGACCTCCAGTTGTGGGGACGGGACCTTCGCGTCCCCCTTCAGCCCCATGTCCACCTGCGGCATCGGGACTTGGGCCGAAGGAGCCGGAACTTGCGGTGCCGGGAGGCGGACGGACGAGGAGGCAACGTCGGCACACGGAGCTTGAGCGTCGGCGCCGGATCCCGCGCCGGGGAAGCCGAATTTGGGCATTTTCAACACGGGGATCTTGATTTTTCCCACATCGAGCGCTGGGTTTTCCACTGCCGGCAAAGCAACGTCAACCGCGGGGGCGCGTGTGTCCCCCAGCATCTCCCCTCGGCCAGCGGCGCCATAAATGTGTCCTTTGCCGTCCAGGCCGGGCCCCTTGATGTGAAAACCCATCTCCATGTGCCCCGTTTGGCCATTGGCCTCAAACGCGGGCGATCCCGGGAACGCAGGGCCGGAAACGTCGCGTCCCGGCAGTTCCACCGCGACCCATTTTCCAGTTTCTCCGCCAGGAACTTGACTTTGCGGCGGCTGAGGGACCCGAGTCCTCATCT
It contains:
- the AHNAK gene encoding neuroblast differentiation-associated protein AHNAK isoform X6 — encoded protein: MEQEEEMRELLLPSWQGSTSHGITIDQTDAGVFVRRVQHNSPAARMGVVREGDQIVGATVYFDNLQSGEVAQLLSSMGHHTLGLRLQRKGDRSPLPGQTWGHDVFVPSSPEVVLSGDDEEYRRIYTTKIKPRLKSEELAEPDGGGTQSRTITVTRKVTAYTVDVTAQDGCQDADVLGPEFRIRVPSHDVAHGTTGGESATSVIKMAPGEAPPGPTVGSSTQKLDVKPGIGVSGVEMRTRVPQPPQSQVPGGETGKWVAVELPGRDVSGPAFPGSPAFEANGQTGHMEMGFHIKGPGLDGKGHIYGAAGRGEMLGDTRAPAVDVALPAVENPALDVGKIKIPVLKMPKFGFPGAGSGADAQAPCADVASSSVRLPAPQVPAPSAQVPMPQVDMGLKGDAKVPSPQLEVPGVAIKGPDVAIKGPGAALPPPDTDVHDEKIKLKIPHMTYPKFTAPSAQGDGPTMEATLPKAEVAPVPCDVAVGITGQGEWKGPAFKKVETPHISLSDVNLNLKGPQAKGDLGVAVPRMEVKVPAGESVKGPGVTAPELDVKVKGDASVSVPKMDLKGPQLDVKGPKLGVDVPDVDVKGPKVTMPGVHVQTPQISMPDIDLNLKGPKVKGELDVSAPKLEGELKGPGLDVKGPKVDIEAPDVDIHGPEGKLKIPKLKMPKFGVSGMKGEGPDVDVTLPKGQVDISGPKVDVDVPSVAIKGPEGHLKGPKMPEMSFKTPQISMPDIDLNLKGPKVKGELDVSAPKLEGELKGPGLDVKGPKVDIEAPDVDIHGPEGKLKIPKLKMPKFGVPGMKGEGPDVDVTLPKGDVAISGPKVDIDVPGVAIKGPQGQLKGPKVSVPDVDLNLKGPGVKGDVGVSVPAVGADLKGPELEFTGPKVDVETPDVDIHGPEGKLRIPKLKMPKFGVPGMKGEGPDVDVTLPKGQVDISGPKVDVDVPSVAIKGPEGHLKGPKMPEISFKTPQISMPDIDLNLKGPKVKGELDVSAPKLEGELKGPGLDVKGPKVDIEAPDMDIHGLEGKVKIPKLKMPKFGVPGMKGEGPDVDVTLPKGQVDISGPKVDVDVPSVAIKGPEGHLKGPKMPEISFKTPQISMPDIDLNLKGPKVKGELDVSAPKLEGELKGPGLDVKGPKVDIEAPDMDIHGLEGKVKIPKLKMPKFGVPGMKGEGPDVDVTLPKGQVDISGPKVDVDVPSVAIEGPEGKGKGLKLKMPGLNVQTPKLSMPDVDLALKGPHLKGEAEISAPKVSGDLKGPKLDVEGPKVDVDLPDVDLECPEGKAKGSKFRMPKLNIKAPKISVPDVDLNLKGHKMKGEVDVSLPKVEGDVKGPKIDVEVPDVNLECPEAKLKAPKVKLPHFNVSGAKLEGADIDVNLPKAEVDVSGPEVDIEAPELDVAGPEGKWKGPKFRMPKLNIKTPKISMPDVDLNLKGPKAKGELDIAAPKVEVKGPEIDVKGPKVDVEAPNIDLECPEGKLKGPKFKMPEMHVKAPKISMPDVDIGLKGPKIKGDVDVSGPKLEGPDVEIKGPKVDIDVPDVDVHGPEGKFKLPKFKMPKFGVPGFKGEGPEVDVNLPKGDIEVSAPKVDIEGPELDIEGPEGKLKGPKFKMPEMHIKTPKISMPDIDLNLKGSKVKGDVDVSVPKIEGDLKGPDIDIKGPKVDVELPDVELEGPEGKLKGPKFKMPDLNIKAPKISMPDVDFNLKGPKIKGDVDVSVPKLEGPDVEIKGPKVDIDVPDVDIHGPEGKFKLPKFKMPKFGIPGFKGEGPDVDVNLPKGDIEVSAPKVDVELPSVDIEGPEGKLKGPKFKMPEMHIKTPKISMPDIDLNLKGPKVKGDVDVSVPKIEGDLKGPDIDIKGPKVDIDLPDVELEGPEGKLKGPKFKMPDLNIKAPKISMPDVDFNLKGPKIKGDVDVSVPKLEGELKGPEVDIKGPKIDVDVPDVDVHGPEGKFKMPKFKMPKFGVPGFKGEGPEVDVNLPKGDIEVSGPKVEVEGPELDIEGPEGKLKGPKFKMPEMHIKTPKISMPDIDLNLKGPKVKGDIDVSVPKIEGDLKGPDIDIKGPKVDVELPDVELEGPEGKLKGPKFKMPDLNIKAPKISMPDVDFNLKGPKIKGDVDVSGPKLEGPDVEIKGPKVDIDVPDVDVHGPEGKFKLPKFKMPKFGVPGFKGEGPEVDVNLPKGDIEVSGPKVDVEGPELDIEGPEGKLKGPKFKMPEMHIKTPKISMPDIDLNLKGPKVKGDVDVSVPKIEGDLKGPDIDIKGPKVDIDLPDVELEGPEGKLKGPKFKMPDLNIKAPKISMPDVDFNLKGPKIKGDVDVSVPKLEGELKGPEVDIKGPKIDVDVPDVDVHGPEGKFKMPKFKMPKFGVPGFKGEGPEVDVNLPKGDIEVSGPKVEVEGPELDIEGPEGKLKGPKFKMPEMHIKTPKISMPDIDLNLKGPKVKGDIDVSVPKIEGDLKGPDIDIKGPKVDVELPDVELEGPEGKLKGPKFKMPDLNIKAPKISMPDVDFNLKGPKIKGDVDVSGPKLEGPDVEIKGPKVDIDVPDVDVHGPEGKFKLPKFKMPKFGVPGFKGEGPEVDVNLPKGDIEVSGPKVDIEGAELDIEGPEGKLKGPKFKMPEMHIKTPKISMPDVDFNLKGPKVKGDVDISVPKLEGELKGPELDIKGPKVDIDVPDVDVHGPEGKIKMPKFKMPKFGLSGLKGEGPDIDVDLPEADVSISGPKVDINVPDVDIEGPEGKIKGPKFKKPEIQFNVPKISMPDIDLNLKGPKLKADVDPSLPKLEAELKGPKIDVKGPEFEVEGPKFDVEGKAKKPRFKLPKFGFSGPKVQSPEVDLKLKKPDVEISGLKIDVQAPDVDVQAKSKGSKFKMPFLSISSPKVSMPDVELNLKGHKVKGELDVSSPKLEGELKGPELDVKGPKVNVEGPDVDVHGPEGKVKLPKFKMPKFGVPGFKGEGPEVDVNLPKEDIEVSGPKVDVEGPELDIEGPEGKLKGPKFKMPEMHIKAPKISMPDVDFNLKGPKIKGDVDISVPKLEGDLKGPDIDIKGPKVDIDLPDVELEGPEGKLKGPKFKMPDLNIKAPKISMPDVDFNLKGPKIKGDVDVSVPKLEGPDVEIKGPKVDIDVPDVDVHGPEGKFKLPKFKMPKFGVPGFKGEGPEVDVNLPKGDLDISGPKMEVEGPELDIEGPEGKLKGPKFKMPEMHIKTPKISMPDIDLNLKGPKVKGDVDVSVPKIEGDLKGPDIDIKGPKVDVELPDVELEGPEGKLKGPKFKMPDLDIKAPKISMPDVDFNLKGPKIKGDVDVSVPKLEGDLKGPELDIKGPKVDIDVPDVDVHGPEGKFKLPKFKMPKFGVPGFKGEGPEVDVNLPKGDIEVSGPKVDVELPSVDIEGPEGKIKGPKFKMPEMNIKAPNISMPDMDFHLKGPKFKGGVDVDVSAPKLEGELSGPDVNIKGPTVDIETPDMDIEGPDGKWKGPKFKMPEMHIKAPKISMPDVDFNLKGPKLKGDIDVSSPKLEGDLKAPDVNIEGPKVDIDVPDVDVHGPEGKFKMPKFKMPKFGVPGFKGEGPEVDVNLPKGDIEVSGPKVDIEGPELDIEGPEGKLKGPKFKMPEMHIKTPKISMPDIDLNLKGPKVKGDVDVSVPKLEGDLKGPELDIKGPKVDIDVPDVDVHGPEGKFKLPKFKMPKFGVPGFKGEGPEVDVNLPKGDIEVSGPKVDVEGPELDIEGPEGKLKGPKFKMPEMHIKTPKISMPDIDLNLKGPKVKGDVDVSLPKLEGDLKGPELDIKGPKVDIDVPDVDVHGPEGKFKLPKFKMPKFGVPGFKGEGPEVDVNLPKGDIDISGPTIDVQVPDLNVDGKAKGPKFALPELHIKAPKISIPDVDFNIKGPQLKGDVDISAPKLEGDLNAPQIDVKTPKVDVTAPDVTIEGPEGKLKGPKFKMPEMHIKAPKFSMPDVDFNLKGPKVKGDVDISVPKLEGDLKGPDIDIKGPKVDIDLPDVELEGPEGKLKGPKFKMPEMHVKTPQISMPDIDLNLKGLKLKGDADLHGPKLEGGLKGPEIDIKGPKMDIEGPEVDVDGLEGKVKIPKMKLPKFGLKGEGPDVDVNLAKAEVELSGPKVDIGVPDVSVEGLEGKVKGPKVKMPEMHVNIPKISMPEIDLNLKGHKTKGTFEVSSPKMTAELKGPDVELKGPEVDVECPDLNVEGPEANVKLPKFKKPKFGFGMKSPKVEIKVPGAEVDLAEPELNVESPDANVAGKGKKSKFKMPKLHMSGPKVKGKKGGFDVNVAGGDVDVGLKSPELELNVAGPDVTVKGDAAVKSPKGKKPMFGKISIPDVEFDLKSHRFKGDASATLPKMEGELKAPGVEVSAPTVKGPSLDVAVEAPDVNVKKPKFKLAGGDLKVEGGLKGAAVGVAVPSVAVPGVDVNAKGPKVKGEVTAPGAELEGPDGKLKLGLGLETPGAKLDVSAPSLDVDLKGPRISGPALEGNLKGPKIAGDLDVSGSFEGPNVNLDLLGGLGGKMKLPKMDVDADRGVNVNLSAPTVAIKGPAVDVSPPDLNLDLKGPKLKGDLDVQPPEVSPEAPDAAFQILGGTIKLPSLKLPQFSVSSPGVNGADLGVHLEGPQVKGDLGVGVGLEGPAVELKGPQFQPSPGVSSPDVELKLKGPNVDGAGETQGPKVTVEAHGVAPAVSGSGFNADIKGPKIKSGTATKWGTGGPGAPADYAKITFPKLRIPKFVFSDPETKGREMGVDVEFPGGDAEAEVEEPDARLKKPKLKMPKFTFSKQKAKGGGSLEASGSVSGSKPDLKSSKASLGSTDGETEAAKGVFAIFKPKKPRHRSASLSDEGPDGADRGKAPKFGTFGGIGSRSRGSYEVTGSDEEAEKRKKTPLPSSSSSSDGGTKAALDAPKKHR